From one Marinobacter sp. LV10MA510-1 genomic stretch:
- the pseC gene encoding UDP-4-amino-4,6-dideoxy-N-acetyl-beta-L-altrosamine transaminase → MIPYGKQDISKADIDAVLEVLSSDFLTQGPKVPEFERSVAGYAGAKYGIAVNSATSALHVACKVLDLGPGDWFWTTPVTFVASANCGLYCGARVDFVDIDPITWNLCPRALESKLRKAEVEGRVPKVLVVVHFCGQPCDMSAIQDLSQRYGFRIIEDASHAIGGKYRSEFIGGGSFSDITVFSFHPVKNITTAEGGMALTNCDVLARRMRMLIGHGITRDLDVMTHEPDGPWYYQQVELGFNYRMTELQAALGISQMSRLASFIARRHEIARHYDSLLDGFPVITPWQHPDDYSGMHLYVIRVRLDTISRTHRQVFESMRQQGVGVQLHYIPVHTQPYYRAMGFEPEDFPEAMNYYREAISLPIFPGLTDVQQSQVIDSLRQALGSRV, encoded by the coding sequence ATGATCCCCTACGGCAAACAGGATATTTCAAAGGCGGATATTGATGCAGTATTGGAGGTGTTGTCTTCTGACTTTTTAACTCAAGGCCCAAAAGTTCCTGAGTTTGAGCGCAGCGTTGCCGGCTACGCGGGCGCAAAATATGGCATTGCGGTTAACAGCGCTACTTCTGCGCTCCATGTTGCTTGCAAGGTGCTTGACCTGGGGCCTGGTGACTGGTTTTGGACAACGCCTGTTACCTTCGTGGCTTCGGCAAACTGCGGGCTCTATTGCGGGGCTCGTGTCGATTTTGTCGATATTGATCCGATAACCTGGAATCTTTGCCCGAGAGCGTTGGAATCTAAACTTCGGAAGGCCGAAGTTGAGGGGCGCGTGCCCAAGGTTTTGGTGGTAGTGCACTTTTGCGGCCAGCCCTGTGACATGTCTGCGATTCAGGATCTGAGCCAGCGCTACGGTTTTCGCATTATTGAAGATGCATCTCACGCTATCGGGGGAAAGTATCGGAGTGAGTTTATCGGCGGTGGTTCCTTCAGTGACATCACTGTATTCAGTTTTCATCCGGTGAAAAACATTACAACCGCGGAAGGTGGAATGGCGCTGACCAACTGCGATGTTCTGGCCAGGCGCATGAGAATGCTAATTGGCCACGGCATTACTCGCGATCTGGATGTGATGACTCACGAGCCTGACGGGCCTTGGTACTATCAACAGGTAGAGCTGGGTTTTAACTATCGGATGACCGAGCTGCAGGCGGCATTGGGCATAAGCCAGATGAGTCGGCTGGCTTCGTTCATCGCGCGTCGGCATGAAATAGCACGGCATTATGACAGTTTGCTGGATGGCTTTCCGGTAATCACTCCGTGGCAACACCCTGATGACTATTCTGGCATGCATCTGTATGTAATTCGTGTGCGGTTGGATACGATCAGCAGAACCCATCGACAGGTTTTTGAGAGCATGCGGCAGCAGGGAGTTGGCGTGCAGTTGCACTACATTCCTGTTCATACGCAGCCGTATTACCGCGCGATGGGGTTCGAGCCAGAGGACTTTCCAGAGGCGATGAATTATTACCGTGAGGCTATCAGTTTACCGATTTTTCCAGGGCTGACTGACGTGCAACAGAGCCAAGTGATTGACTCTTTGCGCCAGGCGCTGGGTAGTCGGGTATGA
- a CDS encoding CDP-glycerol glycerophosphotransferase family protein, with protein sequence MYVAPANPAGRNLERRLTAAGYDVLGLVDNLKRDEGVINYPVQAEAYDFLIVAEGRFQSDICDGLLDKGFEADRLLLQVSGELSFKRYRRAVGRNILMGLSQFWCRTIIAAGRILPSTRVIYYAETFVDTNVLLAWSAHTRDEPGGAVLVAFDIPGGFANDVLCKKNAVVNRRYLGFWHLVRARVIVVDHEYTTARFSELRKTKRVVQLWHGLPYKALSGNSHFEGVCDHAFVSSSHWFNEHIFRTIFRARAYYNFGYPRCDALLQSPEQRDWIGSVPRARLQMLQSKLGPLWVYMPTYRDNGENTLPLDFDSLNRFCREHQRSLVLKLHPFLVGQLRTGSDALNSSGELTPLNGLSNIFIYPPALNIYTWLADAEVLITDYSSVALDFLVLRRPIVYFQYDKVDYHNVRGAPLIDDQDYEAGRQVADQSELHAELQRLTVGEPKTVMPQDRLIEKYGVAQTEAVPQLLDYLRGLK encoded by the coding sequence GTGTATGTAGCACCGGCGAATCCTGCTGGTCGTAACCTGGAGCGCCGGCTAACAGCAGCCGGGTATGATGTACTTGGGCTGGTCGATAACTTGAAACGTGATGAGGGCGTGATTAATTATCCAGTCCAGGCAGAAGCATATGATTTTCTGATTGTCGCAGAGGGCAGGTTTCAGTCTGATATATGCGACGGGCTTCTTGATAAAGGGTTTGAGGCTGATCGCCTTTTATTGCAAGTCTCCGGCGAATTGTCTTTCAAACGATACCGTCGGGCCGTTGGCCGAAACATTCTAATGGGGCTGAGCCAATTTTGGTGTCGCACAATCATTGCTGCGGGCCGGATACTGCCATCGACACGGGTTATCTATTATGCCGAAACATTTGTAGATACGAATGTTTTGCTAGCCTGGAGCGCCCACACTCGTGACGAACCGGGGGGCGCGGTGCTCGTGGCATTCGATATTCCGGGCGGGTTCGCCAACGATGTTCTGTGCAAAAAAAATGCGGTGGTTAATCGCCGCTATCTGGGTTTTTGGCACTTGGTGCGCGCCAGGGTGATCGTGGTCGACCATGAATACACCACCGCCCGATTTAGTGAGTTGCGTAAAACCAAACGAGTTGTGCAGCTTTGGCACGGTTTGCCATACAAAGCTTTGTCGGGTAACTCCCATTTTGAGGGTGTTTGTGATCATGCGTTTGTGTCGAGCTCCCATTGGTTTAATGAGCACATTTTTCGAACCATTTTCAGAGCGCGAGCCTATTATAACTTTGGCTATCCTCGTTGTGATGCGTTGCTACAATCTCCGGAGCAGCGCGATTGGATTGGAAGCGTCCCAAGGGCACGTTTACAGATGCTCCAGAGCAAGCTAGGGCCATTGTGGGTTTATATGCCAACCTACCGGGATAATGGCGAAAATACGCTCCCGCTGGATTTTGATAGTTTAAACCGCTTCTGTCGCGAGCATCAGCGGTCGTTGGTGCTGAAACTTCATCCCTTTTTAGTTGGTCAGCTACGTACAGGCTCAGATGCTTTGAATAGCTCTGGGGAATTGACTCCGCTAAACGGGCTTTCAAATATTTTTATCTATCCACCTGCACTAAATATCTACACTTGGCTTGCGGATGCTGAAGTATTGATTACAGATTATTCGTCTGTAGCGTTGGATTTTTTAGTACTCAGGCGGCCAATCGTCTATTTTCAGTATGACAAAGTGGATTATCACAATGTTCGAGGTGCGCCTTTGATTGACGATCAGGATTATGAAGCTGGTCGCCAGGTGGCAGACCAGTCGGAGCTCCATGCAGAGCTGCAGCGTTTAACGGTAGGTGAGCCGAAAACTGTTATGCCCCAAGATCGACTTATTGAGAAGTATGGGGTTGCACAAACAGAGGCGGTACCTCAGCTGCTCGACTACTTGAGGGGATTAAAGTGA
- a CDS encoding acyl carrier protein — MPVREFILALLHETLEATDSTLECAELADDTVLLNSGLDSLGFAILVARLEEELGFDPFVEMYEAVYPTTFGEFVAIYENRRERN, encoded by the coding sequence ATGCCGGTAAGAGAGTTTATCCTTGCATTGCTTCATGAAACGCTTGAAGCAACTGACTCCACTCTTGAGTGTGCTGAACTGGCAGACGACACGGTGCTCCTGAACAGCGGGCTGGATTCATTAGGGTTCGCCATTCTGGTCGCACGGCTTGAAGAAGAGCTTGGTTTTGACCCTTTTGTTGAAATGTATGAGGCCGTGTATCCGACGACCTTCGGTGAGTTTGTCGCAATTTATGAAAACCGGCGAGAGCGAAACTGA
- a CDS encoding adenylyltransferase/cytidyltransferase family protein encodes MKIIMTYGTFDLFHIGHLNMLERLAALGDQLIVGVSTDEFNRGKGKESIFSYEERSRIVQSISCVDHVVPETTWEQKRTDIQSFNVDLLGIGEDWQGKFDHLKELCEVVYLSRTAQISTTQLKQRLSDLNSKSIREIRNGLDSLLNVVKALE; translated from the coding sequence GTGAAGATTATTATGACATATGGAACTTTTGATCTGTTCCATATCGGGCATCTCAATATGCTTGAGCGCTTGGCGGCACTGGGCGATCAGCTGATTGTTGGTGTATCGACGGACGAATTTAACCGTGGGAAAGGAAAGGAGAGTATTTTTAGCTATGAGGAGCGCTCTCGGATTGTTCAGTCCATTTCGTGCGTTGACCATGTAGTGCCCGAGACAACATGGGAGCAAAAGCGCACTGATATCCAGAGCTTTAATGTCGACCTCCTTGGTATTGGAGAGGACTGGCAAGGCAAGTTTGACCATCTCAAGGAACTTTGTGAGGTCGTCTATCTCTCTAGGACTGCGCAGATCTCAACGACCCAGCTCAAACAACGGTTGTCTGACCTCAATTCCAAAAGTATTCGGGAAATTCGAAATGGATTGGACAGCCTGCTGAATGTTGTTAAAGCTTTAGAATAA
- the pseG gene encoding UDP-2,4-diacetamido-2,4,6-trideoxy-beta-L-altropyranose hydrolase, whose translation MVFRTDASLQIGTGHVMRCLTLADELRRRGHLCEFFCRPHQGHLGEVISTKGFPVRWLRNAANASIPVNGQLLAYSHWLAASWQADAEQTLEAFEGIAVDWLVVDHYALDHQWEAVVGVVASHVMVIDDLADRRHHCDLLLDQNVLGEQNGDKYAGITNQSCKYLLGPAYALLGQEYALITASLPDRADKVARVLVFVGGSDPYHLTEAYLTALSAPGCRYLSADIVLGKNHQNSKKIQQLASIRGDTGVYCGLPSLAGLMVRADLMLGGGGATNWERFCLGLPAIVTSVADNQDSLNKALAQQGLICFLGKAEHVTVNDISRGLGEILDDPTAFVAQSRRVRSFVDGKGTGRVADMMNIETESGRCRV comes from the coding sequence GTGGTTTTCCGTACTGATGCTTCATTACAGATTGGTACCGGGCATGTGATGCGCTGCCTGACTTTGGCTGATGAACTGCGCCGACGTGGGCATTTATGTGAATTTTTTTGCCGGCCTCATCAGGGCCATCTTGGCGAAGTAATTTCGACAAAGGGATTTCCAGTGCGTTGGTTACGCAACGCGGCTAATGCCTCCATTCCGGTTAACGGCCAGCTGTTGGCGTATTCACACTGGCTGGCTGCCAGTTGGCAGGCCGATGCAGAGCAAACCTTGGAGGCCTTTGAGGGCATTGCTGTTGACTGGCTGGTGGTGGATCATTATGCGCTCGACCATCAATGGGAGGCTGTCGTTGGAGTCGTTGCTTCCCACGTTATGGTTATCGATGACTTAGCAGACCGCCGCCATCATTGTGACTTGCTGCTTGACCAAAATGTACTTGGCGAGCAAAACGGTGACAAATATGCAGGCATAACCAATCAGAGTTGCAAGTATCTTCTTGGTCCTGCTTATGCGTTGCTTGGCCAAGAGTATGCCCTTATAACGGCATCTCTTCCTGATAGAGCGGACAAAGTGGCCAGGGTGTTGGTTTTTGTAGGCGGTAGCGACCCTTACCACCTCACAGAGGCTTATCTGACAGCACTTTCTGCACCTGGGTGCCGGTATCTAAGCGCTGATATTGTTCTTGGGAAAAACCACCAAAACTCAAAAAAAATCCAACAGTTGGCATCCATCCGCGGTGATACCGGTGTGTACTGCGGCTTACCCAGCCTTGCCGGTTTGATGGTGCGCGCCGACCTCATGCTCGGTGGTGGTGGCGCCACTAATTGGGAACGGTTTTGTCTGGGTTTGCCGGCGATAGTGACCAGCGTTGCGGATAATCAGGATAGCTTGAACAAGGCGCTGGCACAGCAGGGATTGATCTGTTTTTTGGGTAAGGCTGAGCACGTCACCGTCAACGATATTAGTCGGGGATTGGGGGAAATTCTGGATGACCCGACAGCCTTTGTGGCGCAGTCCCGCAGAGTGCGATCTTTTGTCGACGGTAAAGGAACCGGAAGAGTGGCCGATATGATGAATATAGAAACGGAGAGCGGGCGATGCCGGGTCTAA
- the pseF gene encoding pseudaminic acid cytidylyltransferase has product MNASRNVAVIPARGGSKRIPEKNIRDFCGKPMIAWSIEAAKASGCFELVVVSTDDEDIARLAREWGAKVPFMRPPELSDDYTGTSPVVRHALQWLAENNVAVDYACCLYATAPFVSPEDLRLGLKMLLKEQSDFAFSVTSFDYPIQRAIRINPAGRVAMFSPEHAGTRSQDLEEAWHDAGQFYWGSAQAWLEKCSMFGEHSVPVKLPRHRVQDIDTPEDWARAEWLFKTLAAQGGRV; this is encoded by the coding sequence ATGAACGCCTCAAGAAACGTCGCGGTGATTCCTGCGCGGGGCGGAAGCAAGCGTATACCCGAGAAAAATATCCGGGATTTTTGCGGCAAGCCAATGATTGCATGGTCAATTGAAGCTGCAAAAGCCAGCGGCTGCTTTGAGCTGGTTGTGGTTTCAACGGATGACGAAGACATTGCTCGTCTTGCTCGTGAATGGGGGGCTAAGGTGCCTTTCATGCGCCCGCCGGAATTATCTGACGATTACACGGGCACTTCGCCCGTAGTTCGTCACGCATTACAATGGCTGGCCGAAAATAACGTTGCAGTGGATTACGCTTGTTGTCTCTATGCCACTGCCCCTTTTGTGTCGCCTGAGGATCTGAGATTAGGGCTGAAAATGCTCCTGAAAGAGCAGTCCGACTTTGCTTTTTCCGTGACCAGTTTTGATTATCCCATTCAACGAGCCATCCGGATCAATCCGGCCGGGCGGGTGGCTATGTTTTCTCCTGAGCATGCAGGTACGCGCTCTCAAGATCTTGAAGAAGCCTGGCACGATGCCGGGCAGTTTTATTGGGGCAGTGCCCAGGCTTGGCTGGAGAAATGCTCCATGTTTGGGGAGCATTCCGTGCCTGTTAAACTGCCGCGGCATAGGGTTCAGGATATTGACACCCCGGAAGACTGGGCACGGGCAGAGTGGCTTTTTAAGACTTTAGCCGCGCAGGGCGGTCGAGTGTGA
- the pseI gene encoding pseudaminic acid synthase, with product MSIIINGVKIGPGQPPYIVAELSANHNGSLEHALATISEAKRCGANAVKLQTYTADTMTIDSNRHEFLIQGGPWEGYKLYDLYRWAQTPFEWHPALFAHARKLGITIFSTPFDESAVDLLESLDAPAYKIASFELTDLPLIEYVARTGKPMIMSTGMASEQEIEDAVVTAKTGGCSELILLHCVSSYPAPFEQANLAQISELTRRFKTVSGLSDHTLGTTASVAAVALGAHFIEKHFTLNRDNGGPDSSFSIEPDELERLCIEARNAWLSVGKADYSRQQCEEPNRAFRRSIYFVNDKKAGDKVNEPDVKRIRPGLGLEPKYFGSLIGRTLKKDVDKGTPTSWEHFDE from the coding sequence GTGAGCATTATCATCAATGGCGTTAAAATTGGCCCGGGACAACCACCGTATATAGTTGCCGAACTCTCCGCCAATCATAACGGCTCGTTAGAGCATGCGCTTGCGACCATCAGTGAGGCCAAACGTTGTGGGGCCAACGCGGTAAAACTGCAAACCTATACCGCAGACACCATGACAATCGACAGTAATCGCCACGAGTTCCTGATTCAGGGCGGCCCCTGGGAGGGTTACAAGCTATACGATTTGTACCGATGGGCGCAGACACCCTTCGAATGGCACCCTGCGTTGTTTGCACATGCCAGAAAACTGGGAATAACGATCTTCTCCACGCCGTTTGATGAATCTGCCGTAGACCTGCTGGAAAGCCTGGATGCGCCGGCATACAAGATTGCGTCCTTTGAGTTGACGGATCTTCCGTTGATTGAATACGTCGCCAGAACCGGAAAGCCAATGATCATGTCTACCGGCATGGCGTCTGAACAGGAAATTGAGGATGCAGTTGTAACCGCAAAAACAGGCGGTTGCAGTGAACTCATATTGCTGCACTGCGTCAGTAGTTATCCGGCCCCTTTTGAGCAGGCCAATCTGGCCCAGATATCGGAGCTGACCCGCCGTTTTAAAACAGTATCCGGGTTATCTGACCATACTCTGGGCACTACGGCTTCTGTAGCGGCTGTTGCACTCGGGGCGCATTTTATAGAAAAGCACTTTACTCTGAACAGAGATAATGGCGGCCCCGACAGCAGTTTTTCCATCGAACCGGATGAGTTGGAACGATTGTGTATAGAGGCGAGGAATGCCTGGCTATCGGTAGGAAAAGCAGATTATTCAAGGCAGCAATGTGAAGAGCCTAACAGGGCCTTCCGGCGTTCCATCTATTTTGTAAACGATAAGAAAGCCGGCGATAAGGTTAACGAGCCCGATGTGAAAAGAATTCGGCCGGGTTTGGGGTTGGAACCCAAGTATTTTGGCAGCCTCATTGGCCGAACGTTAAAAAAGGATGTAGATAAAGGAACGCCAACCAGCTGGGAGCATTTTGATGAGTAA
- a CDS encoding SDR family NAD(P)-dependent oxidoreductase, whose protein sequence is MDTVMVTGGTRGLGLAISKRLVDSGYRVVIVGRNKTDACDEWLDSNSLASFEPYDFNDTTGVHQFCQSVSRNYGRLYGLVNNAAQGVDGVLATMHETDIARSLRVNVEAPMLLTKYLLRPMLINQRGRVINVSSIIAATGYKGLSVYGATKAALEGFTRSLSREVGKAGITVNCVAPGYMATDMTLGMDEEKLRSIRRRSPMGALVGVEDVANMVNYLLSDEARMITGTVMTVDAGSSA, encoded by the coding sequence ATGGACACAGTGATGGTAACCGGCGGGACTCGTGGGCTGGGGCTTGCAATCTCAAAGCGACTGGTGGATTCCGGCTACCGGGTAGTGATTGTGGGCCGAAATAAAACGGATGCTTGCGATGAGTGGCTTGACAGTAACAGCCTGGCAAGTTTTGAGCCTTACGATTTTAACGACACAACCGGGGTCCATCAGTTTTGTCAGTCAGTCTCCAGGAACTATGGGCGTCTTTACGGGCTGGTTAACAATGCCGCTCAGGGTGTTGATGGCGTATTGGCCACCATGCATGAAACTGACATCGCAAGATCACTGCGTGTGAACGTGGAAGCGCCAATGTTGCTTACAAAGTACTTACTGCGGCCAATGCTGATCAATCAGCGGGGGCGCGTTATCAATGTTTCATCGATCATTGCGGCTACCGGCTATAAAGGGTTGTCGGTATATGGGGCAACCAAGGCGGCCCTGGAGGGGTTTACCCGATCCCTTTCTCGCGAAGTCGGTAAAGCCGGGATCACGGTCAACTGCGTGGCTCCCGGGTATATGGCAACGGACATGACATTGGGCATGGATGAGGAAAAGTTGCGGTCTATTCGCCGCAGGAGCCCCATGGGCGCGCTTGTTGGGGTCGAAGATGTTGCCAATATGGTGAACTATCTGTTGTCAGATGAGGCTCGTATGATTACCGGAACGGTGATGACGGTCGATGCCGGAAGCAGCGCCTAA
- a CDS encoding CDP-glycerol glycerophosphotransferase family protein, producing the protein MNSYDRESFFEFLDENQIQLVVKPHPYHEADFGLGPLEDMPQCISTLTDSQLFEHGLDFYEVLSAADVLITDYSSVFFDFLLLDRPIIFTPSDQAIYKETRGFLLEPFEFWAPGPKSIDQISLQQTIHAELDEPQTYKEQRQTIRNLVHHYQDDQSSARVADLIAQQLSQA; encoded by the coding sequence CTGAATAGTTACGATCGAGAAAGCTTTTTTGAATTTCTTGACGAGAATCAGATACAACTCGTTGTCAAACCCCACCCCTATCACGAAGCCGACTTTGGTCTCGGCCCTTTGGAAGATATGCCTCAGTGCATCTCAACACTGACGGACTCTCAGCTTTTTGAGCACGGCCTCGACTTTTACGAAGTGTTATCGGCGGCTGATGTCCTAATCACCGATTATTCGTCCGTATTTTTTGATTTTTTATTACTGGATCGCCCGATTATTTTCACACCCTCTGACCAAGCTATTTACAAAGAGACCCGTGGATTTCTGCTTGAACCCTTCGAGTTCTGGGCCCCCGGCCCCAAAAGCATTGATCAAATAAGCCTGCAACAAACGATTCATGCCGAACTGGACGAACCTCAGACCTACAAGGAGCAGAGACAGACTATTAGAAACCTGGTTCACCACTACCAGGATGATCAATCCTCGGCCCGCGTTGCCGACTTGATTGCACAGCAACTGTCTCAGGCCTGA
- a CDS encoding ANL family adenylate-forming protein: MIALDGLAASVLLVPSALKDTEELALLEQRFGADLVINERQISEWRNTMTPVQQREAGPMFWDTDWVLATSGTTGTPTLVSHKGDALVRTAKTDRDRGAEFVWGLVFDAFRFAGLQVVLQALAGGSRLVICDPCEPIHEQASRLRQSGVNALSATPTYWRKLLMTGVLKGQHFRQITLGGEPADQSILDALKAAFPAARIAHIYASTETGIGFSVTDGCLGFPVGYLKSTVAGRSLAIGPSGTLRIKPMSSAQTGVLPLDESGFFDTGDLVEIRGNRVCFVGRSSGVINVGGSKVIPEQVEAVIRSVTGVADALVKARASSVTGQLVVADVVPQSPDTDTAALRKTILARCKTSLEPYKVPALIRFVEQIDANSAGKANRM; this comes from the coding sequence ATGATCGCTTTGGACGGCCTTGCGGCTTCGGTGCTTCTGGTTCCCTCAGCGTTAAAGGACACTGAGGAACTGGCTTTGCTTGAACAACGTTTCGGAGCTGACCTGGTTATCAATGAAAGGCAGATTTCCGAGTGGAGGAACACCATGACACCTGTGCAACAGCGCGAGGCGGGCCCGATGTTTTGGGACACCGATTGGGTGCTTGCAACTTCGGGCACAACAGGTACTCCAACGCTGGTTAGCCACAAAGGCGATGCTCTTGTTCGAACCGCAAAAACAGACCGGGATCGGGGAGCGGAATTTGTTTGGGGGCTGGTTTTCGATGCTTTTCGGTTTGCGGGGTTACAGGTAGTACTGCAGGCATTGGCAGGCGGTTCCCGGCTGGTTATTTGCGACCCGTGCGAGCCCATTCACGAGCAAGCGAGCCGGTTACGGCAATCCGGTGTAAATGCCTTGTCGGCAACGCCGACCTACTGGCGCAAGTTGCTTATGACCGGTGTGCTGAAGGGGCAACATTTCCGGCAGATCACGCTGGGTGGCGAACCTGCAGATCAGTCTATTCTGGATGCGCTCAAGGCGGCTTTCCCGGCGGCACGAATCGCCCATATCTATGCGTCGACTGAAACCGGCATCGGGTTCTCGGTGACGGATGGCTGCCTGGGGTTTCCGGTCGGCTATCTGAAGTCGACGGTTGCAGGACGATCCCTGGCGATTGGGCCTTCTGGCACGCTGCGAATTAAACCGATGTCATCGGCGCAAACCGGAGTGTTGCCTCTGGATGAGTCAGGCTTTTTCGATACCGGGGATTTAGTGGAGATCCGGGGTAACAGAGTGTGTTTTGTCGGGCGAAGCTCTGGTGTTATCAATGTTGGAGGTAGCAAGGTTATTCCGGAGCAAGTTGAAGCCGTTATTCGCAGCGTTACAGGTGTGGCTGATGCTCTGGTGAAGGCGAGAGCCAGCAGTGTGACCGGCCAGTTGGTGGTTGCAGATGTAGTGCCTCAGTCGCCGGATACTGACACGGCAGCGCTGAGAAAAACCATTCTGGCCCGCTGCAAAACCAGTCTTGAGCCATACAAAGTGCCCGCGTTGATACGATTTGTTGAGCAGATTGATGCCAATTCAGCCGGAAAAGCCAACAGGATGTAG
- a CDS encoding IS66 family transposase yields the protein MRPSLHTSGMIAEQGDGPPLVLYQTSLSHAGELLDDVLRLRSDGSPPPLVMSDALSSNHVSRTPLRIALCNAHGRRNFADLVVHFPEEAEAVLTRYQLIWQHDTEATEQQMTAAQRLAHHRKHSLPVMEYIRRYGADRLAANAAEANSSFGQAVNYFNKHFDGLSAFCRHEGAPLDNNRMERGLKLPIRNRKNAMFFKSAAGAAIADVITSVIATCAAAGINPLIYLRSVQRHASEARQSPQSWLPWTYQSHSSQDVKAA from the coding sequence GTGCGGCCGTCCCTCCATACCTCCGGCATGATTGCCGAGCAAGGTGACGGTCCGCCCCTGGTGCTGTACCAGACATCGCTCAGCCATGCCGGTGAATTACTGGACGATGTCCTGCGCCTGCGCAGTGACGGCAGCCCGCCGCCGCTGGTGATGAGTGATGCGCTCTCATCCAACCATGTCAGCCGCACCCCGCTGCGCATCGCTCTGTGCAATGCACACGGCCGGCGCAACTTTGCGGATCTGGTGGTGCACTTTCCTGAAGAGGCGGAGGCGGTACTGACGCGTTACCAGCTGATCTGGCAACACGACACTGAAGCGACTGAGCAGCAGATGACGGCCGCGCAGCGGCTGGCCCATCACCGCAAGCACTCACTTCCGGTGATGGAATACATCCGCCGCTATGGCGCAGACCGGCTGGCTGCGAACGCGGCTGAAGCCAACAGCAGCTTTGGCCAGGCGGTCAACTACTTCAACAAGCACTTCGACGGACTCAGCGCATTCTGCCGCCATGAGGGGGCACCGCTCGACAACAACCGCATGGAGCGTGGTCTCAAGCTGCCGATCCGCAATCGCAAGAACGCCATGTTCTTCAAGAGCGCCGCCGGTGCGGCCATCGCCGATGTGATCACCTCAGTGATTGCAACCTGTGCCGCAGCCGGAATCAATCCGCTGATTTACCTGCGCAGCGTCCAGCGTCATGCCAGCGAAGCCAGGCAAAGCCCGCAGAGCTGGTTGCCGTGGACCTATCAAAGCCATAGCAGTCAAGACGTCAAGGCCGCCTGA